The Verrucomicrobiia bacterium sequence AGCGCTTGGCCACCCAGTCCAGCCGGTCGGCACACTGCGCGGGATCCCCTGCGAGATCCGCGAGCACACGATCCCAGTCTGCCAGCACCTCGCGTGTTCCCGGACGGGATGGGTCACACCAGCGTTGCGCTGTTTCGAGGTAGTTCCGCTGGATCTCGATCGCCGTCGTGGGGCGTCCGCCGGAGCCGCGGACCTCCCAGCGGAACGCTGGATCACGCGAGATGGCTCGCAGGGCCCCAAGCGGATCCTCCAGCGCGGGCCAACTCTGCGGATCTCGCGAGGCTGCGGCTGCCACCAGCGCCTCAAGGACCAGCGCGGTGGTGCCGACTTTGAGCCGGGTGGCGAAGGGCTGGAGGTTCGCATCCCCGAGGATCACGTGAAACCGCCGCCAGCGATGACGGTCCGCGTGCGGTTCGTCACGGGTGTTGATCAGCGGGCGGCGCTGCATGGTGTCCACGCTCTGCCGCTCGGTGAAGAAATCGGCGCGCTGACTGATCTGAAACCCGGGGCCGAGAAACCGGTCCTCGTCCTCAATGCCAAACTTCCCCGCCCCGGCAAAAACCTGACGGGTCACCAGGAAGGCCTCAATTCCGCGCACGAGACTTGCCCACGGCAGCGATCGCGGCAGCAGGTAGTTTTCGTGGCAGCCGTAACTATGGCCGCGAAAATCCGAGTTGTTTTTGTAGAGCAGCACCGGACCAGACCGCTCCCCGGCCAGTGTGGCCGCGCAGCGCATGACCAGTTGATCCCCCGCCCGGTCGTGTGCGGCCAGTTCGTCGAGGGTGCTGCATTCCGGCGTGCAATACTCCGGATGCGCATGGTCATTGTAGAACCGGGCGCCGTTGGAAAGCACCAGGTCGCTCTTGATTTCCGCGAAGGTCAGCGGACGTGCCTCATCCTGCGCCCGGTAGCCCGCCTCGTCGGTGTCCTGGCGGAGTTCCCGGACCCGGAAACCGCGCATGTCACGGTGCGGATCCTCGCAGCCGTAGTCCCAGCGCATCCGCACCCCAGGCGAAGCCGCGGCGCGGACCAACGCGATGGACTCCGCCACGACGTCGTAGGACTCGTCCGTGTCACGGGCGATTCCGTACTCCGTCTCCAGCCCGAAGAGGATGGGGGGCGTCGTTTGCGTCATGAGGCGATCTCCCGACGGCCGCACAGGACACCCCTTCCCACGATGCAGCAAGCCGCAACGTGCCGCCCACGGGCGACCCGCCACCGTCGCCGGCCGATTCGAGCCCGGCTGGGACGGAATCCCCCATGCCGGAGCGTCCCAATGGTGGGTCTCGGCCCGCAGAAAATCGTGACGGCCTCCAGCGGACTGGCCCATCGTTCGGCCGCACCGGTGGACCTGCCGGTTGCTCATTTGCCATGCCCCTCTCTCCACTCGCCGGAAGGCCCGCGCCCCGCGAACTGCTCGTGGACCTCAATCGCCTCGAACGGGACTACTACCAGAAGTCCCCTGATCCGTCCGACCCCAACCAACGGGTCAGCTTCGGCACCAGCGGCCACCGGGGCACCCCGGGCAGCGGCACCTTCAACGAGGCCCACATCCTCGCCATCACCCAGGCCATCTGTGAGTACCGCCACGCCCAGGGCACGACCGGCCCCCTGTACATGGGCATGGACACCCACGCTCTCTCCGCCCCGGCCCAGCGCACGGCTCTCGAGGTGCTCGCCGCCAACGGGGTCCACACGGTGATTCAACGGGACGGGGGCGTCACTCCGACGCCGGTCATTTCCCGGGCCATTCTGGTGCACAATCGGGGACGCACCTCGGGACTCGCAGACGGCATCGTCATCACTCCGTCCCACAACCCCCCGGAGGACGGGGGGTTCAAGTACAATCCGACCAATGGCGGTCCGGCCGACACCGGGGTCACGCGGTGGGTGCAGGACCGGGCCAATGAGCTGCTGGCCGCAGGCAATACCGGGGTCCGGCGTGTGCCGCTGACCCGCGCGATGGCGGCACCCACCACCCACGAGGAGGACTTCGTCCGGCCCTACGTTGAGGACCTCCGGAATGTCATCAACATGGAGGCCATCCGATCGGCCGGACCTCGCCTGGGGGTGGACCCCCTGGGTGGTGCCGCGCTCCCCTACTGGGAGCCGGTGAATGCGACTTACGGGCTCGACATCACCGTGGTCAATCCGCGTCTCGACCCCACGTTTGCGTTCATGTCGGTGGATCACGACGGAAAGATCCGGATGGACTGCTCAAGTCCGTATGCCATGGCCGGCTTGGTGGGATTGAAGGATCGCTTCCAGGTGGCCTTTGCCAACGATCCGGACTCGGACCGTCACGGCATCGTCACGCCCTCCTCGGGTCTGATGAACCCCAACCACTACCTCGCGGTGGCCATTGACTACCTGCTCGCGCACCGGCCGGGCTGGTCGCCCGGGGCCGTGGTGGGCAAGACGCTCGTGAGCAGCGCCCTCATTGACCGCGTCGTCGCCGCGCGCTCGCGATCGCTGTGCGAGGTGCCGGTCGGGTTCAAATGGTTCACCCCCGGCCTGTTCGATGGCTCGTTCTGCTTCGGCGGCGAGGAGAGCGCCGGCGCCAGCTTTCTGCGGCACGACGGCACGGTCTGGAGCACCGACAAGGACGGCCCGATCCTGTGCCTGCTGGCGGCGGAGATCATGGCAGTGACCGGGCGCGATCCCGGGCAACATTTCGAGGAACTCGCGGCACGCCTTGGACGACCGCACTACACCCGCCTCGATGCCCCGGCAACGCCCGCCCAGA is a genomic window containing:
- a CDS encoding proteasome accessory factor PafA2 family protein → MTQTTPPILFGLETEYGIARDTDESYDVVAESIALVRAAASPGVRMRWDYGCEDPHRDMRGFRVRELRQDTDEAGYRAQDEARPLTFAEIKSDLVLSNGARFYNDHAHPEYCTPECSTLDELAAHDRAGDQLVMRCAATLAGERSGPVLLYKNNSDFRGHSYGCHENYLLPRSLPWASLVRGIEAFLVTRQVFAGAGKFGIEDEDRFLGPGFQISQRADFFTERQSVDTMQRRPLINTRDEPHADRHRWRRFHVILGDANLQPFATRLKVGTTALVLEALVAAAASRDPQSWPALEDPLGALRAISRDPAFRWEVRGSGGRPTTAIEIQRNYLETAQRWCDPSRPGTREVLADWDRVLADLAGDPAQCADRLDWVAKRSLILDFQRSESLAADDPWLRSLDLAYHHLDLASGLYFGLEQAGGIQGVPAPEAATLALTHPPQTTRALIRGACIRKFGPAVVSAQWDHVTLRGRNGLVVVSLLDLFAPSDLRRYHDAVLRAASPDELKTLLNS
- the pgm gene encoding phosphoglucomutase (alpha-D-glucose-1,6-bisphosphate-dependent), yielding MPLSPLAGRPAPRELLVDLNRLERDYYQKSPDPSDPNQRVSFGTSGHRGTPGSGTFNEAHILAITQAICEYRHAQGTTGPLYMGMDTHALSAPAQRTALEVLAANGVHTVIQRDGGVTPTPVISRAILVHNRGRTSGLADGIVITPSHNPPEDGGFKYNPTNGGPADTGVTRWVQDRANELLAAGNTGVRRVPLTRAMAAPTTHEEDFVRPYVEDLRNVINMEAIRSAGPRLGVDPLGGAALPYWEPVNATYGLDITVVNPRLDPTFAFMSVDHDGKIRMDCSSPYAMAGLVGLKDRFQVAFANDPDSDRHGIVTPSSGLMNPNHYLAVAIDYLLAHRPGWSPGAVVGKTLVSSALIDRVVAARSRSLCEVPVGFKWFTPGLFDGSFCFGGEESAGASFLRHDGTVWSTDKDGPILCLLAAEIMAVTGRDPGQHFEELAARLGRPHYTRLDAPATPAQKSRLQKLAPEDVRESRLAGDAITARLTRAPGNHAPIGGLKVCTEAGWFAARPSGTEDIYKIYAESFRSAEHLDAIVSEARQIVANTLG